A genomic window from Actinomycetaceae bacterium MB13-C1-2 includes:
- a CDS encoding phosphoribosyl-ATP diphosphatase, which produces MNQWAQNSGDTSSGLTRSRGQIDGSKPAALVGEFHNVYQMPDRIRDAQPSTLDYDRLNMRMGLIAEEVAELFTAVYGQRAGVAVAQAATTAVDEGVRDIVETADALADLVYVIYGMALESGIDLDSILAEVHSSNLSKLMPDGSVKRREDGKVLKGPNFRQPDIAAVLEERDRAIAEGVADAN; this is translated from the coding sequence TTGAACCAGTGGGCGCAAAACAGTGGAGACACATCCAGCGGACTGACTCGAAGCAGGGGCCAGATCGACGGATCTAAGCCAGCCGCTCTGGTAGGTGAGTTCCATAACGTCTATCAGATGCCCGACCGGATTCGGGACGCGCAACCCTCAACCCTCGACTACGACCGGCTCAATATGCGTATGGGCCTCATTGCCGAAGAAGTCGCCGAGCTCTTCACTGCGGTCTACGGGCAGCGTGCTGGTGTCGCGGTTGCTCAGGCCGCGACAACCGCGGTTGACGAGGGCGTTCGCGATATCGTGGAGACGGCCGATGCCTTGGCCGACCTGGTTTACGTGATCTACGGGATGGCTTTGGAGTCTGGAATTGATCTCGACTCGATTCTGGCTGAAGTGCATTCCTCGAACCTGTCCAAACTTATGCCCGATGGGTCCGTCAAGCGGAGAGAGGACGGGAAGGTCCTTAAGGGGCCGAATTTCCGTCAACCTGATATCGCGGCTGTTCTAGAAGAACGTGACCGTGCGATCGCCGAAGGAGTAGCAGATGCCAACTGA
- a CDS encoding heavy metal translocating P-type ATPase translates to MNRVRAAIRTYPLVATTLLVALVGLVLLATPAHEFAQWLVGGYALAIAAWEAIGMVRQLLKGNAGLDILAVTAITAAVLVGEPWAALVVVLMLTGGAALEDYAENRSKRELTALLRKAPQQATVISDEDANGSADESEMTTEDVPVEDVKVGDLLLVRPGALVPVDSKLVSEQAIFDESSLTGESLPVERAIGEKVSSGAVNGSTAVTMRAISLAVDSEYQQIVRLVEQAADSKAKVVRLADRFAVPFTILSLLIAAAAWALSGDPVRFAEVLVVATPCPLLIAAPVAFLGGMSRAARFGLIVKGGGTLEQLSRARSVALDKTGTITTGQPLLERLVPSGEIDEGQLLRLAASAEVYSSHVLADSVVTAAKERGLALLDAEQAEEFAANGVAATVRDPEEAQRTVVVRVGRASWVSEYAHDFVETELAPGEVAVYVAIGDRFAGSIIMRDMVREESAEVIRELTDLGIERTLMVTGDTRATADIVAQQLDIREVYAECRPADKVRIVAEVQPRPLIMVGDGLNDAPVLAAADIGFAMGARGATAASESSDIVNRYDTLNSLPLAIRIGKDTVRIALQSIWLGIIISVVLMIVAAFGFLPALLGAWLQEVVDLVAILGALRAIGPRSERRNNSVTTAIGTTRRANPPVLFRS, encoded by the coding sequence ATGAATCGAGTACGTGCAGCAATCAGAACGTATCCGCTAGTCGCCACCACACTTCTGGTCGCCCTGGTTGGACTGGTCCTACTCGCGACCCCTGCGCACGAGTTTGCGCAGTGGCTAGTTGGCGGCTACGCGCTTGCGATAGCGGCATGGGAAGCAATCGGCATGGTACGCCAACTCCTCAAAGGTAACGCGGGACTCGACATCTTGGCAGTAACCGCAATTACCGCCGCAGTCTTGGTTGGCGAGCCGTGGGCCGCTCTGGTCGTCGTGCTGATGCTGACAGGCGGCGCCGCCCTTGAGGACTACGCGGAGAACCGTTCCAAGCGCGAACTCACCGCCTTGCTTCGAAAGGCACCTCAGCAAGCGACCGTAATTTCTGATGAAGACGCTAACGGTTCAGCAGACGAGTCTGAGATGACCACCGAGGATGTACCCGTAGAAGACGTCAAGGTCGGTGACCTGCTATTGGTCCGTCCTGGAGCCCTGGTGCCCGTGGATTCCAAACTAGTTTCGGAACAGGCGATCTTTGACGAGTCGTCGCTAACGGGTGAGAGCCTCCCGGTTGAACGGGCCATCGGTGAAAAAGTCTCTAGCGGCGCGGTGAATGGATCCACCGCTGTGACAATGCGAGCCATCTCCCTAGCCGTCGACAGCGAGTATCAACAGATCGTGCGTCTCGTAGAACAGGCAGCCGATAGTAAAGCCAAGGTTGTACGGCTAGCCGACCGTTTTGCGGTTCCGTTCACTATTCTCTCCCTGTTGATCGCAGCTGCTGCGTGGGCGCTCAGCGGCGATCCGGTCCGTTTCGCTGAGGTGCTGGTAGTCGCAACGCCTTGCCCGTTGCTCATCGCGGCTCCAGTGGCTTTCCTCGGCGGTATGAGCCGCGCGGCACGTTTTGGACTCATAGTGAAGGGTGGTGGAACGCTCGAACAGCTTTCACGTGCCCGATCAGTGGCACTCGACAAGACAGGAACCATAACAACCGGTCAGCCACTCCTCGAACGGCTCGTTCCCAGCGGCGAGATTGACGAAGGCCAGCTACTACGCCTTGCTGCGTCTGCCGAAGTGTACTCTTCCCACGTGCTCGCCGATTCAGTGGTAACTGCCGCAAAAGAAAGAGGGCTTGCTCTACTTGATGCTGAACAGGCCGAGGAGTTCGCGGCCAACGGTGTTGCTGCTACGGTACGCGATCCAGAAGAAGCGCAAAGAACGGTCGTTGTGCGAGTGGGCCGAGCCTCGTGGGTAAGCGAATACGCTCATGATTTTGTCGAGACAGAGCTTGCTCCGGGAGAGGTGGCGGTCTACGTCGCGATTGGTGATCGTTTCGCGGGATCGATCATTATGCGTGACATGGTTCGGGAAGAATCTGCCGAGGTAATCCGAGAGTTAACGGATCTAGGCATTGAACGCACACTAATGGTTACCGGCGATACCAGGGCAACCGCAGACATAGTTGCTCAGCAACTCGATATTCGCGAGGTTTATGCAGAGTGTCGGCCGGCAGACAAGGTTCGAATTGTCGCTGAAGTGCAGCCTCGTCCTCTAATCATGGTCGGTGATGGTCTCAATGACGCTCCCGTTTTGGCGGCGGCGGACATTGGCTTCGCCATGGGTGCACGGGGAGCCACTGCGGCAAGTGAATCTTCTGACATCGTCAATCGATATGACACTCTCAATTCCCTTCCCCTCGCAATACGAATCGGAAAAGACACGGTGCGTATCGCGCTCCAGAGTATCTGGCTGGGGATCATTATCAGCGTTGTGTTGATGATTGTGGCCGCTTTCGGCTTCCTGCCTGCACTTCTGGGGGCTTGGCTCCAAGAGGTCGTTGACCTGGTTGCCATCCTCGGCGCCCTTAGGGCGATCGGACCCCGTTCCGAACGACGCAACAACTCAGTAACAACCGCGATCGGAACGACTCGACGTGCGAACCCCCCGGTACTCTTTCGGTCATGA
- a CDS encoding DNA primase, with translation MSSNAREALSRLVAALEHHLDLAQNIDVVQPSLLEHAEDLLRDAFFTYDDTLFTEFDVELPFEILDDSDEDEDDDEDLEDEDPDFIDSDDDSDNDFEEID, from the coding sequence ATGTCAAGTAACGCACGTGAAGCACTTAGTCGTCTGGTCGCTGCGCTAGAACACCACTTGGATCTGGCACAGAACATCGACGTTGTGCAACCAAGTCTTCTAGAGCACGCCGAAGATCTACTTCGAGATGCGTTCTTTACTTACGACGACACCCTGTTTACTGAATTTGACGTCGAGCTTCCGTTTGAGATTCTTGATGACTCCGATGAAGACGAAGATGACGATGAGGATCTGGAGGATGAAGACCCAGACTTCATCGATTCGGACGATGATTCCGACAACGATTTCGAGGAAATCGACTGA
- a CDS encoding AI-2E family transporter: MDDQKRTTVSPSDSDAVNLSTSDTETTPADQAAVSSPGLSYSGTEANPSAAMIHQQAQVPQWLKNAGVGSWSLIGVALVIVGVVFATSRISAVFIAVFVAFVFTAILNPAVNFLAKHMPRGFAVVVALLSAIAVFAGLITFVVTSVAGQWDKLYDQLANGLGKIVDFLNGLPFKFQFTTEGVLKWLQDLIAQGEKYLTENWQRLATTVMSNAGGIAIFFTIVALAVFVTVFFLLQGSEMWRWFLNMLPTAKRGKWNHAAQAGWWAFEGYARGTMIIAFINGVLAWVFLEILRVPLAPALAVLVMVGALIPMIGAPAAMALAMVVALATDGVGTAVIVGIGIAGIGQLEGHVLEPLIMGKQVALNPVVVGLGVISGTLLAGLFGAIIAIPIIGVVWAVFNALYHRDPPIEGPLPGWDAKPEPVKAPGFFGRIIRRFSKKDKSTKTDSDSSQTDEEVTATS, translated from the coding sequence ATGGACGACCAAAAACGAACCACGGTCTCGCCGAGTGATTCGGACGCAGTTAATCTGTCCACCTCTGACACTGAGACAACGCCTGCCGATCAGGCAGCTGTTTCAAGTCCGGGCCTCTCTTACTCTGGTACCGAAGCAAATCCGAGTGCGGCAATGATTCACCAGCAGGCGCAGGTTCCGCAGTGGCTGAAGAATGCTGGCGTCGGGTCTTGGTCCCTAATCGGTGTCGCGTTGGTGATTGTCGGAGTTGTCTTCGCAACGAGCAGGATTTCAGCGGTTTTCATTGCGGTATTTGTCGCTTTTGTTTTTACCGCGATACTGAATCCTGCCGTCAATTTTCTCGCAAAACACATGCCGCGGGGATTTGCTGTGGTGGTAGCTCTTCTAAGCGCCATCGCCGTATTCGCTGGACTCATTACGTTCGTAGTTACCTCGGTGGCAGGTCAGTGGGACAAGCTCTACGATCAACTGGCAAACGGACTAGGGAAGATCGTGGACTTCCTAAATGGTCTTCCGTTCAAGTTCCAGTTCACAACTGAGGGCGTTCTTAAGTGGCTCCAGGATCTGATTGCCCAGGGAGAAAAGTATTTAACGGAGAACTGGCAACGTCTGGCCACAACGGTAATGTCGAATGCCGGAGGCATCGCGATTTTCTTCACCATCGTAGCGTTGGCTGTCTTTGTGACCGTGTTCTTTCTGTTGCAGGGATCCGAGATGTGGCGATGGTTCCTGAACATGCTTCCAACCGCCAAACGCGGAAAGTGGAACCACGCGGCTCAAGCGGGTTGGTGGGCATTTGAGGGATACGCTCGGGGCACGATGATCATCGCGTTTATCAACGGGGTGCTTGCCTGGGTCTTTCTAGAAATTCTACGGGTGCCTTTGGCACCCGCTCTAGCCGTTCTGGTAATGGTGGGTGCGCTTATCCCAATGATCGGGGCCCCGGCCGCGATGGCCCTGGCAATGGTTGTCGCCCTAGCAACCGATGGGGTTGGAACGGCAGTGATCGTAGGCATCGGAATCGCAGGAATCGGTCAGCTAGAGGGCCATGTCCTAGAGCCCTTGATCATGGGTAAACAGGTCGCCTTGAACCCGGTTGTGGTTGGTCTAGGTGTCATCAGTGGGACCCTGCTCGCCGGACTGTTCGGTGCGATTATTGCTATTCCAATCATTGGTGTTGTCTGGGCCGTATTCAACGCCCTTTACCACCGAGACCCTCCAATCGAGGGTCCACTTCCAGGGTGGGATGCCAAACCGGAACCCGTCAAAGCGCCGGGTTTCTTTGGTCGGATCATCCGCCGCTTCAGTAAGAAGGACAAGTCGACTAAGACTGATTCGGATTCTTCGCAAACAGATGAGGAGGTTACGGCAACAAGCTGA
- a CDS encoding MarR family transcriptional regulator gives MASSAMNGIGDRDNRRSLAWRVFFEASTRLQGILESRMKAESGISLSDYNILLTLYEAPNRQMRMGELSEHLGYSPSRLTYLVNQLGRQKWIDRVPSDDDRRGYVARLTEPGIEITERASHIHQETVRELLLDDMTDAHIDMIVEAFGFRGDRDFGQPE, from the coding sequence ATGGCAAGTTCTGCCATGAATGGCATAGGGGATCGGGATAATCGCCGCTCTCTGGCTTGGCGTGTCTTCTTTGAGGCGAGCACCCGGTTGCAAGGAATCCTCGAGTCGCGCATGAAGGCAGAGAGTGGCATCTCGCTGTCCGACTACAACATCCTTCTGACGCTTTATGAGGCACCCAACCGGCAAATGAGGATGGGAGAGCTCTCCGAACATCTTGGATACTCCCCGTCGCGCCTAACCTACCTAGTCAACCAACTCGGTCGGCAGAAGTGGATTGACAGGGTTCCAAGCGACGATGACCGACGAGGGTACGTCGCGCGGCTTACTGAACCCGGAATAGAGATCACTGAGCGTGCGAGTCACATACACCAGGAAACGGTAAGAGAGTTGTTGCTCGACGACATGACTGACGCACATATAGACATGATTGTTGAGGCTTTCGGTTTCCGCGGTGATCGGGACTTCGGGCAGCCCGAGTAA
- a CDS encoding M3 family metallopeptidase — MPTEQQAEVTRRNPLMEPSGLPFGVPDFAAIEIEDIEPAVMAGIQEEFEDWDRIATNPESADVENTVEAVDRAGELLTRAAGVFWTLASSIGGPELEELQERLAPVFAAHSDDFYTNEQLYERYKEVATLKNLDEETRWLVDQTIKDFERSGVKLNARAKEDLRAMNQEIAGLEAQIDTRISRQLQDTGITGEDLGELEGLSDGEIAAAQTDTRKGTATWRMGVSNFSIPPKLASLKSPEVRARALENSLGRGSTGDSATDTRDLIVKLTKLRARRAKLLGYPSHAAIVVDEETVPSPEAARALLVEVGEAAKVALDREANEYTKLAREDEVDFSVSDWPYYEERARKLALGVDSAELRDYFELDRVVNDGIFFAARRLYGLTFEPRPDIVGWSPETESWEVRDENGNTIGLFMADYYVRPGKSGGAWMSDIFPGSERSGKLPVITNNANFERPATGEPTLLTWDNVETVFHEFGHALHGLLTKTHYDATAGTNVPRDFVELPSQLNEMWAFHPEVLASYAKHWKTGEELPLDTREALARSKFFGQPYATLEYVQSALIDQAWHDSPSDLPEEAEQVDSFEADALERYGAANPFAVPRYRTPYFAHAFAGGYDAGYYSYMWAEAMVGELEEWFRDEASRSSDGGLNREAGERLRVELLSRGNSRDPLESFIAVRGHEPEGAAVIRRRGL; from the coding sequence ATGCCAACTGAGCAGCAAGCCGAAGTGACTCGTAGAAACCCGCTTATGGAGCCATCTGGTCTGCCGTTCGGAGTTCCAGATTTTGCCGCAATCGAAATTGAGGACATTGAACCAGCGGTCATGGCCGGGATCCAGGAGGAGTTTGAGGATTGGGATCGCATTGCAACCAATCCGGAGTCTGCTGATGTTGAAAACACTGTCGAGGCCGTCGATCGCGCAGGTGAGCTACTGACACGAGCCGCCGGTGTCTTTTGGACTCTCGCGTCCTCAATCGGAGGTCCAGAACTGGAGGAACTCCAAGAGAGGCTAGCTCCGGTGTTCGCCGCGCACTCGGATGACTTCTACACCAATGAGCAACTCTACGAGCGCTACAAAGAAGTCGCCACGCTAAAGAACCTTGATGAGGAGACGCGCTGGTTGGTTGACCAGACCATAAAGGACTTTGAGCGCTCTGGAGTTAAGCTCAATGCTCGAGCGAAAGAAGACCTTCGGGCAATGAACCAGGAGATTGCAGGTCTTGAGGCGCAGATTGACACCCGGATTTCTCGGCAGCTTCAAGACACCGGAATCACCGGGGAGGACCTAGGCGAGTTAGAAGGTCTAAGCGACGGCGAAATTGCCGCGGCGCAGACGGACACGAGGAAGGGGACTGCAACCTGGAGAATGGGGGTATCGAACTTCTCGATTCCTCCAAAGCTAGCTTCTCTGAAGAGCCCCGAGGTTCGAGCCCGCGCGCTAGAGAATTCTCTGGGTCGCGGTTCGACCGGTGACAGCGCGACTGACACCCGTGATCTCATCGTTAAGTTGACGAAGCTTCGCGCACGTCGCGCAAAGCTTCTCGGCTATCCCTCGCACGCCGCGATAGTGGTAGACGAGGAGACGGTGCCATCCCCCGAGGCGGCGCGTGCGTTGCTGGTGGAGGTCGGAGAAGCAGCGAAAGTTGCGCTTGATCGTGAGGCCAACGAATACACGAAACTTGCGCGCGAAGATGAAGTCGATTTCTCTGTCTCTGACTGGCCCTATTACGAGGAGAGAGCACGAAAGCTGGCGCTCGGCGTGGACTCTGCTGAGCTTCGTGACTACTTCGAACTAGACCGGGTTGTAAACGACGGAATCTTCTTTGCGGCGCGCCGCCTTTACGGTCTGACCTTCGAGCCTCGTCCTGACATTGTCGGATGGTCGCCCGAGACTGAGTCCTGGGAGGTCCGAGACGAGAACGGCAACACCATAGGTTTGTTCATGGCGGATTACTATGTGCGTCCAGGAAAGAGCGGTGGGGCCTGGATGTCAGACATTTTCCCAGGCTCAGAGCGCTCTGGAAAGCTCCCAGTGATAACCAACAATGCGAACTTCGAGAGACCTGCGACAGGTGAGCCGACTCTGTTGACGTGGGACAACGTAGAAACCGTATTCCATGAGTTCGGTCATGCTCTGCATGGACTGCTTACAAAAACTCACTACGACGCGACGGCTGGAACTAACGTTCCTCGTGATTTCGTTGAACTTCCAAGCCAACTAAATGAGATGTGGGCCTTCCATCCGGAGGTGCTGGCGAGCTATGCGAAGCACTGGAAGACCGGCGAAGAACTACCCTTGGACACCAGGGAGGCGCTCGCTAGGTCAAAGTTCTTCGGGCAGCCGTATGCGACTCTTGAGTATGTTCAATCCGCGCTTATTGATCAGGCTTGGCATGACAGCCCGTCCGACCTTCCTGAGGAAGCGGAGCAGGTAGATAGTTTCGAAGCTGATGCGCTTGAGAGGTATGGCGCCGCGAATCCATTCGCGGTTCCTCGATACCGAACACCGTACTTCGCCCATGCATTTGCGGGGGGATACGATGCCGGTTATTACTCGTATATGTGGGCTGAAGCTATGGTTGGTGAACTGGAAGAATGGTTCCGAGATGAAGCTTCAAGGTCGTCTGATGGTGGACTAAACCGTGAGGCGGGGGAGAGACTCCGTGTTGAACTGCTGAGTCGAGGCAACTCCCGGGATCCTCTGGAGTCCTTTATTGCAGTTCGGGGCCATGAACCAGAGGGTGCTGCGGTGATACGTCGTCGTGGACTTTGA
- a CDS encoding FAD-dependent oxidoreductase has translation MARVVVIGGGYGGVTVAKGLDPIADVVLVERKDQFVHHAAAMRAAVDSVWQEAIFMPYSYLLTNGEVVHATVSKVVGNTVYLYGQDPIEADYLVIATGSTYPFPAKHITSQSAVSKQRLDDTRESLKQAGRVLLVGGGTVGLEMAGELVAEFPDLEVVIVEKEDRILPYSGYTDEFRSLVQEQAEELGIEVIAGAPLAFLPPNPLGTLGRFQVVTTAGNTVEADMWFQCFGTEPATGYLRNTDYAEALNQDGSIKVLPTLQVVGHPNTYAIGDVTDVAESKRADAARSHARVVVANIASQINGEEPDSVYQIRRDWIVLSMGPSHGASQLVDDLGQTKILGADQTAEIKGTDLMVSVQRSQMSLP, from the coding sequence GTGGCACGAGTGGTGGTTATCGGCGGTGGTTATGGCGGAGTTACAGTCGCCAAAGGGCTAGATCCTATTGCGGACGTCGTCCTGGTCGAAAGAAAGGACCAATTTGTTCATCACGCGGCGGCTATGAGAGCTGCCGTCGACAGTGTGTGGCAGGAGGCGATCTTCATGCCGTACTCGTACTTGCTCACTAACGGTGAGGTGGTTCACGCCACTGTCTCTAAAGTAGTTGGCAATACGGTCTACCTCTACGGTCAAGACCCGATTGAGGCCGATTATCTGGTTATCGCCACCGGGTCAACCTATCCGTTCCCGGCGAAGCACATCACCAGCCAGAGCGCCGTCTCCAAGCAACGACTGGATGACACCCGAGAGAGTCTGAAGCAAGCTGGCCGAGTACTGCTGGTCGGTGGAGGAACTGTTGGGCTGGAGATGGCTGGCGAACTGGTAGCAGAGTTTCCTGACCTGGAGGTTGTTATTGTCGAGAAGGAAGACCGGATTCTTCCGTACAGCGGGTACACCGACGAGTTCCGTTCGCTGGTACAGGAACAGGCCGAAGAACTCGGCATTGAGGTGATTGCCGGTGCGCCACTTGCTTTCCTTCCTCCCAATCCGCTGGGAACCCTGGGTCGATTTCAGGTCGTGACTACTGCGGGAAACACCGTTGAGGCAGATATGTGGTTCCAGTGTTTCGGGACTGAGCCAGCAACCGGATATCTTCGTAACACTGACTATGCGGAGGCGCTGAACCAGGACGGGTCGATAAAGGTACTTCCAACACTTCAGGTAGTGGGTCATCCAAATACTTACGCGATCGGGGACGTTACCGATGTCGCTGAGTCCAAGCGTGCGGACGCGGCCCGTAGCCATGCGCGAGTAGTGGTTGCCAACATCGCATCGCAGATCAACGGCGAAGAGCCGGATTCCGTCTATCAAATCCGGCGGGACTGGATTGTTCTTTCAATGGGCCCCAGTCACGGCGCATCTCAGCTGGTTGATGATCTAGGGCAAACCAAGATTCTCGGTGCTGACCAAACTGCCGAGATTAAGGGAACTGATTTGATGGTTTCGGTCCAACGATCACAGATGTCGCTTCCGTAG
- a CDS encoding DUF4349 domain-containing protein produces the protein MSVNQRFRRHAVYLILVAGAVALGGCSASTGSQNDSSFAGSEESMAYSDAVGIEDQSMSELAKDGGVNVTGESVITTGSATIRTNTPDKAAKDFAARVTEMDGVITSTWQSEWDGSVSASVDAQVPADRYQELIASLPEFGKIIDQNTSRQDVGLQVTDLNARKDALVTSLSRLHELMEQATTTEELLQAEDMLTQRQAELDSLNSQLEWLTDQVDMSTVYVTFTQDSSAGSGFSWERAWDLLIDSLKFVAYALIVLVPWLIVIGLIIWLIRTLVRRSRRSKLESGTSIETADNDAQEVIATTKPEK, from the coding sequence ATGAGTGTAAATCAGCGTTTTCGTAGACATGCGGTGTACCTGATTCTAGTTGCGGGTGCGGTAGCCCTAGGTGGCTGTTCCGCAAGCACAGGAAGTCAGAACGACTCATCATTCGCCGGTTCAGAAGAGTCCATGGCCTACTCAGACGCTGTCGGTATCGAAGACCAATCTATGTCGGAACTCGCTAAGGATGGTGGGGTCAACGTAACCGGCGAGTCCGTGATAACCACCGGAAGTGCAACCATAAGAACCAATACTCCAGACAAAGCGGCCAAAGACTTCGCCGCAAGAGTCACCGAGATGGATGGAGTGATTACCAGTACCTGGCAATCCGAATGGGATGGATCTGTCTCGGCGTCCGTCGATGCGCAGGTGCCGGCGGATAGGTATCAGGAGCTGATTGCATCACTGCCTGAGTTCGGCAAGATCATTGATCAGAACACCTCTCGTCAGGACGTTGGCCTTCAAGTAACTGACCTAAACGCCCGCAAAGACGCACTTGTTACCTCCTTGAGCAGACTTCATGAGTTGATGGAACAGGCGACCACTACAGAGGAACTACTTCAAGCCGAGGACATGCTTACTCAGCGACAGGCAGAACTCGACTCGCTCAACTCCCAACTTGAGTGGCTTACCGATCAGGTCGACATGTCCACGGTCTATGTAACGTTTACCCAGGACTCCTCGGCCGGATCAGGCTTCTCATGGGAACGCGCTTGGGATCTGCTCATCGATTCATTGAAATTCGTTGCATATGCGCTGATCGTCCTTGTTCCCTGGCTAATCGTGATCGGGCTGATCATCTGGCTCATTCGGACGCTCGTACGAAGAAGCCGTCGTTCTAAACTTGAATCTGGCACATCGATCGAGACTGCGGACAACGACGCTCAAGAAGTCATCGCAACCACGAAGCCGGAGAAGTAG